In Arvicanthis niloticus isolate mArvNil1 chromosome 16, mArvNil1.pat.X, whole genome shotgun sequence, the sequence CTGATGATGTGGGCTCCTCTAGAACAGCCTTGCCTTTAGGGAGCTAGGTCTCAATGACATATAAATACTttgataattattttcatttcttacagACCCTTGGGGTATTCAGGCAGAACAGAGCAAGAGAGTAAGAACACTTTTGTTCAGACCTTGGGATACAAAAGCAGCTGAAACATTTTGGAACAGACTTAGCCTATTTAAGGGTCATTTGtgatgtcttaatttcttgtggtTGATTTCTATTGGATACCTCAAACACCTGTTGTGCAAGGACAGTTATGCAATTTGGAAAAGCTGGGGGCAAAGCAGGGTTTCCTAGGACTTCTTGTTTATCTTTCCTGTACTAGGTAACACCCATCTACCCATTGCTGCTCACTCCTAGGAGCCTGTTCTGCATAGCTCTGTGGCTGAGGCTTGATCACTGGTATGAGAAAGTATGAAAGAGTACACAAAAAATGTGTGGATTACAAATCATGCTTTAGGCTTTGTGGAGATGACTAAAATACTTAGTCAATGATAATGTAAATGAGGATTGGAGAACTAGTTCTCAGTAAACATCCCCAGGACCTAAGTTACAACTGTTAGAACTAGTTAAGCCATTCATCAGAGTAAGGACATTGCACTATGTTGAGATTGTACAATAATTCTTCTGTGAGACGACAGTGCAGGTTCTAATGGAATGTCCCATGtggttaaattatatatatagtcattttctaaaaatacagCATGAAACCTTTCCTGGCCACTAAATAATGCTAAACTGTTCTCTAGAGTCATGTGGGAAAAACACTCATGCCATTGTTCCTTGAGACATAATGTCTTCTGAATGTCCCCCTGGCTGGACAGATGGCAGAGTGAGTGGAGTTAGCTAGTCTACCAAGTGATGTGTGCACAGAGGCATTATGCCTAAACCAGTTCTGGCCAGGTATAAAGACAATGTTAGACCCAGCTTGGGTCCAGTCAGAATGGACATTCCATACTGGAGAGGCACTGGTGTTCCACCATACATTCTCTAAGAGGGAAAACAGAACTTTGAGGTgacctcagatcctctgaaactgctGTCAGAAATCAGGCTTGCCCTAGCTTCTCTTGAGCATGAACTTGGTCACTTCTTGTCCAGTAGCAAAATCTCACCCATGTTAACATGTTGTATTTGTCTCCAAGAACAGAAGTGTTACTATTTGCTATTATCCTTACtaaatgataatgtggtcagaaTGCTTAAGTCTTACTAATGTTAATGTATGGAATTCATACTCTCAATGGTTATGACATTCACAAGTGGGGTCTTCTGGAAGGGGATTGGGGTGAAAGGGAAGAGTCCCAGGTACAGGGTAGTTCTCTTAGAAAAGAGGCTTGGAGAACCATCTTGTCCCTTTTACCAGGTTCTGatattttctgaaaatgtcaTTTACAAGCCAGGAAATGGGCTATCACCACAGAGTAAACCTTTTGACACTTGTATCTGAGACTTCATAGCCCTCAGAAACGCAGGAAATTGGTATTATCTGCTGTATACAATATGATTATTATATGACTTGGTATGTGGTGCCCTATTAtacaacacaaaatggactaaaGCAGAGACTCATATTGGAACCCATCTTTCATTCTTTGAGGAACCCTGAGTCTTCTGGGGGAACCACAGAGAAAGCACTAACGTCCCTTATAATGGTAGACCAGAAATATTTATGGGCAGCTCTCCTGGGAAAAATTACGTTGGTTCATAATGTTTGCAATTATCCATAATCAAAACCCACTCTGCTCAGACAGGTTGCTGATGATCCCTCCCTCCTGAGCCAGGATGGATGGTTGTACTCTGCACATCTGGTCTCAGATCATAGCCTGTCTTAAGCTCCCTCCCAACACCAGTACTGACTTGTCAACCATGCTGGAGAGATTTTCTGCAATAAACACTCCAAGTCCTAGTGAACCACTCATCTCTGTGCCTATGGTACTGACCAATGTCCAAATGATAAATATGAATTAGAACACATGTATCTCTGTGTTATTTGAATCCATTTCTGCTTGCAATGATATCTTACATGGCAGTAGGATTGCAAAGCATGTTCATGTGCATACACAGTGAGGGAACCTGTGACCTATGATGATTAGTTTGAAAACCAGCCTTTCTGTTGTCAATGCATTGATGAAGTGGGGCTTcatcttttcatctgtttctcaAGAATGACCCAGAAAACCCATCCTAGATAAGTGGCATAATGTCCTGTACTATTTGGGATTCCTTGATGAGCAACTTCATAGTCACTGTTTAATCCATATTTCTGCAATGAGGTTGCAGGGTTAGTGTGAAACCCAAATGGGGTtcaggtctctgtccttggggAGGGATTTAGTGGGGTGGGCTGGATGGACCTGGTGATTGCTAGAACATGAGGAAAACAAGCAAGTGTTTCCCTCCTCACCCCCTGCCCCTTAGGACTTGGAACTACAAAGCCTTTCTAGATCTGCCCTTCACTCTCTCTGCCATCATATGAGAGCCatcaaaaaaggaaagaggaagaaatgccAGGGCTATACTTTCATTTCCTGAACCAAccagttgttctttttttttttcttttttttttcttttcttttctttttattttatttttttacaagagCACAAATCTACTTTTATTTACTGTCCATTAGTGTAAACCCGGGACGGGTACAGCATCACACGGATTCTGTGTCCAATGGCCTTTACCCGGGATGGGTACAGCATCACACGGATTCTGTGTCCAATGGCCTTTGCAGGAAGGTTGCTTCGGAATTTGGCACGAACCATGCCACTGTTTCCGTGGGCCCGAGTTACCTTGCCCCAGAtcactctggttttgtttggtttgcctcCAGGAGTCACTgtattgttttttgctttgtacaCATAAGCACATCTCTTGCCTAAGTAGAACTCAGTTTCATCTCGGGCATAAACGCCTTCAATTTTAAGAAGAGCCATGTGCTCTCTCTGGTTCCGGAGACCTCGCTTGTAGCCAGCAAAAGTAGCCTTGCACCACAGCCTTCCAGACATGCTTGCTTTTAGAAGTCCTGTTCCCAgcaggcctccacaggcaccaagatGGCGGAAAGAGCCCAACCAGTTTTTCTAATCAGAATTCCTTCTTAGGGTTCTCAAGGATTTGGGTGAAAATGCTGAGGCAAGGGTGGTTCCTGAACCTGATTCCAAGACTTAATTCAATTAACATACATGCCAAGGGAGAGCATTCTCAACACAGAGCATCTCCCATGAAAGCTGGGTCCAAGTGTTCTGGGTACATCCTGGGCCTCAGAGATCCCAGTTGAGTCTCAAACTTATGTTTATTAAGGGAAACTATCAAAGAACAAGAGTCTTCAGCATCAAGGGACAGGAAGGCATTGGGATAGGTTACAAACCAGGAGAtatagataaacacacaaacggggggggggggggggggagagaatctCCGCAATGGTAAGTGTAGGGGCACGTGGTCATTGGCTAGAGAGCTGAAGAGAGTTAGGAGAGGGTCACAGTCACCCAAGGGGTCCAGGTATTAAGAAGTTGGAAAGGTGAGCATCTGGGCCACTTTAGACTGGAGAATCTTTTCCTCTAACCTGCAAGGTTCTTAAATGATCTGTAGAACTTTGAGTGGCAAAGTAAGTTGGTAAAGCACAGAAAACTATGATCTCTTAATtctttatatttagttttttggAAAAGAGGTCATAACACCAAacattcaaaaagaaataaactatgtATGCTGCAGAGATATCTTTGTGTATTGTAGCTTTGTATACTGTACATTATTGCCAAGAGATATCCCTCAGAAGATGAGTAGGTAAGGAGAATATGATGTACAtacataaagtgtgtgtgtgtgtgtgtgtgtgtgtgtgtgtgtgtgtgtagtggaacACTAGTCAACCATAAAAAGATGGAATTTTAAATAACTGGGATGGTAGGGATGGACACTTACTGTACAATATTCAGACTCACAAAGTAAAAGACATTttctcacacatccaaggtaaAAATCAATGTAATGGCAAGTGAGAATAGAATGCTTATTAGAAGAGGCTGGTGAGATCAAGAGATTCGAAGAGGAGTTTGGTCAATTGCTACAGAATTACAATTACATGAGAGCCATGAGTTCTGGTGGATTATTACACAATAACATGGTTGTTAATAATTATGGATCATGTATTTCAAAACAGGTAGTACAGTAGAATTTTAGTGTTTGGCCATGCAAAATTATAAATACCTGAGGTGACAGATATGCTACTTCCCCAACTTAATCATTTcaccatgtgcatacacatgcatgaagaCTTACCGTTATGCACCAGGAATTTTCACCAGTAGAAGTGGTCAGACTAAAGAAAATGAaccttttcattttacaaaacaatttcACCCTAAACTGCAAAAGTGGAAAGGAAGGATACATGAGCTTGTTGAGTCAGTAGTGAGTCAAACATGAGTCTTCATGAGTCAAGAATTTGCAACAAGAAGCAGTGTTGGAATAAACTCTCTGGAGACAAGAACTAGAGAGGCTTTTAGCTCAGTGAGCTGTTACAGTGGCCTTGGAGAATGTTAGTAAGAAGGTTGATCAATAAGATTGTGTCATGGGTTTGCTGATTGATACTTAGTAGAGTTATGCTAACTGTTCCTGGAAACAGAGAACCTATGCCATGAGATTAACCCATTTCAGAAGAATGATCCCACACtggttttaattaataaatttatattgcCCAGGCCACAAGTGACttatttaaagacagaaatatCTTAAGGGACTTTGGTAACTGCCTATTATGTTTGCAAGCCACTAATCGGTATTCTATAACACTTGAAGCAAAAAGATTATACTGGCTAGAGTTAGACTTTCTCTACTAGCTCAATCAGTGGAGCTGGTATCTGTCATGGTTGCTATAACAACTACCAAGTAAGATGCTTCTAGCATTCTTTCTTCCTCAAAGAGTGATGTGGGTATTCAATTCTCCCAACATGGTTCCATCCATATTAAAAACCCACAAAAAGGTCTGCTGGAAACACACACCCTGTGTGCTACTAGAAGGTGCAATCTGCAAGGTCACCACCACTGCTGTCTTTTATCAGAACATGGTTTTCCCTTAAGGTATGTGTGCTGATTTAGAGCCTGACTCTTAGCACCCAGTAGCCTGACTGGAGACTAAGGCCACAAGCATTGTCtactgatttctttatttatcttgGAAATATCTTCCCAGCTGCATTAAGCCCTTCAAAGCTATATGGTAAATCACTTGAGTGTACCTTAAGGAGTAAGACATTGGAGTCATCAAACACATACACTTTCTCTATATGAAGTTTTCTGTATAGAAAACATATATTGTCCTATACGAGGGTAGATACTGCAGCTAATGTGCACATCATAGAGTGGGAGGCCCTGCTTTTCATCCTACCCATTGTGTTCCTGACTGTCTTTTTATATTGATAAAAGTTGTCTCCATTAAGCCAAAAATAACCCAGGGCTTAGAAGCCAGAGATATAATCCAGGCCTGATTCATTGAAACTTCAACACTTTCTACGGATACAGTAGCACtctaaaaaaataacatttagaaGTGTGTAAACCTGAAACCCAAGGGTAGTTCTTCTTACCATATAGGCAATGTCTTTGAGAGTGAGTCAAGTCTACCTGAAGGAAGAGTCACAAGTCAGGAAAGGTGTGTAGCAGGATCTTGAACATTCTGAGCTTTCTTTACATTGTGTTTCTGAACCTCAAGTCATCCTTAAATTGTTAGTATATGGAGGCAGTATTCTGTAAGTAAAAACTGAATTATTTCTACATCTTCAAAGGTTTCCAATTGGGTCTGAAACATTATATACAGAGTTCTGACTGAGCCTGGCAGCAAACATCAAAGAGTGCGAACACACAAGCAGCACATTGCAAGCAATTTATTGGAGGAAAAGAAGCAGCTCAAGTGGAGTGGTCATCAGCACTCAGCATCAGTGGCCTCAGGGCTCATTGTTGTCTTGTCTTTGTGGTCTCAGTGGTCTTAGTGGTCTTTGTGGTCTCAGTGGTCTTTGTGGTCTCAGTGGTCTTTGTGGTCTCAGTGGTCTTTGTGGTCTCAGTGGTCTTTGTGGTCTCAGTGGTCTCCGTGCTCTGCTGCAGCATAATTTGTAGGTCATGAAATTTATTCTGCAGGTCCCATtaaccctttctctccttctgcaGAATTTTT encodes:
- the LOC117721697 gene encoding alpha-defensin 3-like is translated as MKTLVLLSALVLLALQVQADPIQEADEETKTDEQPGEEDQDVSVTFEVPEVSALRSNGHVFCTCRQKFCRRRERVNGTCRINFMTYKLCCSRARRPLRPQRPLRPQRPLRPQRPLRPQRPLRPQRPLRPLRPQRQDNNEP